A DNA window from Aspergillus nidulans FGSC A4 chromosome V contains the following coding sequences:
- a CDS encoding uncharacterized protein (transcript_id=CADANIAT00002973): protein MQDAFVTFHRNALNYLKEFNQNEPPYPLSLDLAENKKFELKTQVPAVRVACLEHQPLSLEEDSLRLAFPKLYQFAPYRGGGEGEIVLDVTNSARDYLSAGNLVTTSGRGVTLVPHAPSLLTIPLDITAGDASSLGLLLLKQINAEGKNIAPLTCTVDARWANATSVIEAGPNGILGHGFLNDRSRNVVQTKLDGASYLETSLTGFHPQDPGLWTHIQIQPSWFDLLSPRVSDASLLHITGVDPIDYHTEHTQAYPALLDRILGIYPFPGNTSKNGFDMDLDLVTVELAISLYFTDGLSRVGAHRQRNTWSLLPAWKNRDWGAITSAEQARTLVRNGKPAKIFPRPPVLEGRNWTEMMMRAWFFGYAMTPQNWFDYVAIILLLIHVFLAFAHTIWSLWRGETSEAWDTIPELVALSQQSPPAPAPLLDNTCAGTRSMQTMGHVVRVEPYSKLPGEGAMNTLHLTFRKSFEKRMQDSIPKVESPYGTNNESHDSSKCPDSSKCPDSSKCPDSVIDTTTDCSSLLEAGKTW, encoded by the coding sequence ATGCAAGACGCCTTCGTCACCTTCCACAGAAACGCGTTAAATTACCTGAAAGAGTTCAACCAAAACGAGCCCCCCTATCCACTGTCTCTTGATCTGGCAGAGAATAAGAAGTTTGAACTCAAGACCCAGGTTCCCGCAGTGCGAGTGGCTTGCCTCGAACACCAGCCCCTATCTCTCGAGGAAGACTCGCTGCGCCTGGCGTTTCCAAAGCTATATCAGTTCGCACCATACCGCGGCGGAGGTGAGGGTGAGATTGTCTTAGACGTCACAAACAGTGCCCGAGATTACCTCTCTGCTGGGAACCTAGTCACAACAAGTGGCCGCGGAGTCACTCTCGTGCCCCATGCTCCGTCGCTTCTCACAATTCCACTAGATATAACTGCAGGTGATGCCAGCTCTCTTGGTCTCCTGCTACTGAAGCAGATAAATGCGGAAGGAAAGAACATAGCCCCATTGACCTGCACTGTGGATGCTCGATGGGCAAATGCCACCTCCGTCATTGAGGCAGGTCCAAACGGCATTTTGGGGCACGGCTTCCTCAACGACCGGTCACGCAACGTTGTACAGACCAAGCTCGATGGTGCTAGCTACTTAGAAACCAGCCTGACTGGCTTCCACCCGCAAGACCCAGGTTTGTGGACGCACATTCAGATCCAACCTAGCTGGTTCGACCTGTTATCGCCCAGAGTATCCGATGCCTCGTTGCTTCATATAACAGGAGTAGATCCTATTGACTACCACACCGAACACACCCAGGCGTACCCTGCGCTTCTCGACAGGATCCTAGGGATCTACCCCTTTCCAGGAAATACCAGTAAAAATGGATTTGACATGGACCTTGACCTGGTCACTGTGGAATTGGCCATATCATTATACTTCACAGACGGCCTGTCGCGAGTCGGCGCCCACCGCCAACGCAACACCTGGAGTCTATTACCAGCATGGAAAAACAGAGACTGGGGGGCCATAACATCGGCAGAACAAGCGCGGACCTTGGTTCGCAATGGCAAACCTGCCAAAATCTTTCCGAGACCGCCGGTTCTAGAAGGCCGAAACTGGacagagatgatgatgcgggCATGGTTTTTCGGCTACGCCATGACGCCCCAGAACTGGTTTGATTACGTTGCCATTATCTTGCTGCTCATCCACGTCTTTCTGGCATTTGCCCATACGATTTGGAGCCTATGGCGCGGCGAGACGAGCGAGGCGTGGGACACCATCCCAGAGTTGGTCGCACTATCCCAGCAATCgccgcctgctcctgctccgcTGCTTGACAATACTTGCGCCGGCACCCGGAGCATGCAAACTATGGGACATGTTGTGCGAGTAGAGCCTTATTCCAAGCTTCCTGGCGAGGGTGCGATGAATACGCTGCATTTGACGTTTCGAAAGTCCTTCGAAAAGCGGATGCAAGACAGTATTCCGAAAGTGGAATCTCCGTACGGGACAAACAATGAGAGTCATGATTCATCCAAATGTCCCGATTCATCCAAATGTCCTGATTCATCCAAATGTCCTGATTCTGTCATTGATACGACTACAGATTGCTCCTCCTTGCTCGAAGCAGGAAAGACGTGGTAG